The genomic window GGTTGCTTCTTCTAACTCCGGTTCTTCTGGTTGGTCTACAGGATCAACGCTTTTGTCATCATCCGTTTCTTCCATAACTGGAGGTTTCTCTTCATCGGTAGTACCACCGGTGTCATTTGTTTCATCTAATGTCGGTTCACTTTCTTTATCTTCACCTAGATTTTCTGATGCTTCTTCTTGTTCTTCGTCTGTTTTAGACTCTTCCTGGTTTTCTTGGTGTTCAGGATGATCAATGTCTGTAGGTATGTCGCTCTCTTGATCCGCTTCTTCATCATGTGAATTTTCGTTTTCATTCTGTTCGTTAGCTTCACTGATATGTACAGTAACGTTTTTAAAAAGCGATTTTTCATCATTCGTTATGGATTGTACGGAAATATCATAAATTCCTGAGTGCATGGCACGTAAAGTGAGTTTCCTGACTTCTTGATTGGCTTGAAAGACAAGTTGATTCAACTCTTCATTGTATTCAATGTGTTCATCATCATTTGACTGCTCCCAAGTTAGTTGATCTGGTAATGTAAGCACCCAATTCTTTTCTTCTGAATCATTGATATGAATCGTAAAAGGCTGCTCGACAACTAAATCTTCTTCATTCTCAATGGAGAATGGGGCAGGAGGTCTGTCTTCATCTGCATGGACAAGAATTTCTTGAAAAGGAATAGAAGCAACGATTAACAAGACTGATAGACAGATATAAAAGAACTGTCGTTGAAGCAACCGGTTGGTAAGAGGATCACGATTACACATATGTTGTTTCCTCTAATGAGTTATGAATGAGATAATCGTTTTCCTCAAATAGCATTGATCGAACTTCTTTCAAAAAATGAATTTGAGCAGGGGATATTGTTTCGAAATTCATTAAGTCATGGCGCAAATAATTTAAATGCCATAATCGATCAAGCTCTTCTTTTGTTCGTTTTTCATGAAAAGTTTGTAAAGCAATTTCAAGTACATCACGTGCAGGAAGGTGAGCAGCAAGACTTAAATCTTTCCGCAACCGTTTATCTATTTCATGTAATAATCGATATGCTTTTACATTTGTACTCATATAACCATCTCCATTTCAAGACAATAGAACTAGGAACTAATCATCATCATACGCTATTGTCTGTCAGAAAATGGTCTCTATTTTTACACTGTAATGGAAAAAAATGATACATGACACCCTTATATATTAGCCTAAAGCTAAAAAAATAAAAATATTTATCTTAGGAAAATAGTAATGTTTTAACAAAATATAATTTAAAATCTGATAGTTATGCACTCAGGTGTTTTTTTATGTAATGGCAACAACAGAAGAAGCATGCTGATCAGCGCGGTTTAATTGTAAAAGTGCGCCTTCTTATGTTGTTAAATTATTATAAAAAATACATTTTTTTATTATCGACTGTTTAACAATCTGCTATGATGAAAAGAGTTCGTTTGCTTTTACAACAGAATAATGAGGAGGCACGGTGTTATGAGGTATCAAAAAGAATGGTTTGCAACAGCAATGCTCTCGTTTATGGTTTTAAGTTTGCAACAACCAGCTTTAGCGGAGGGGCCAAATGATCCAGCACCTGTTTTACAACCAAATCAGCCTAATGGTAAAACCGTTTTATTCGACAATAGCCACGGTCAAACGGCTGGTCAATCTGATTGGGTAATTGATGGAGCGTTTTCTGATTTTGCAGATGCGTTAGTGGAAGAGGGATATTTAGTGAAGGAGCATCGTGGGACAGAACCGTTGTCTCTAGATGACTTAAATGATGTTGATGTCTTTGTCATACCAGAAGCACAAATTCCTTTTAAAGCGATTGAACAAGATGCGATTGCTAGTTTCGCGGAAAATGGTGGCGGCGTTTTCTTTATTGCCGATCACTACAATGCAGATCGGAACTTGAATCGCTGGGATTCAAATGAAATTATGAATGGTTGGCGGAGAGGCGCTTACGAAGAGCCAACAAAAGGAATGAGTGCAGGTGAAATTGAAGCGATGGAAGGGGTAACAAGTTCAGATTGGTTAAGTGATGAATTTGGTGTTCGCTTTCGTTTTAACGCCATTGACAATACAGCCGGAGATATCATCGTTCCTGTTGAAGAATCATTTGGTATTACAGAAGGAATTGAAGAGGTGTCTATCCACGCAGGGTCAACAATGGCAATTATGAATGAAGAGATTGCTAAAGGGATTGTCTACTTGCCAGAAGGATTAACAGAGCAAGCAAATTCATGGGGACCTGCTGTTGATCAAGGTGTTTATTTTGGCGGTGGAATAGATGAAGGTCCGTTTGTAGCGATTGGCAAAAAAGGAGACGGGAAGTCTGCTTTTATTGGTGATTCTTCTCCCGTAGAAGATAGCACCCCAAAATACCGTAATGAAGAGCACGGGGGAGTGAAACGAACGTATGACGGTTTTATCGATCGTGATAATGGAGCACTTCTTGTGAACGTTATTCATTGGCTAGCTGAACAAGAGGACTACCATACATTTGCAGAAATTGATCTTCCGCTCGATGAGCCTTCGCCTATATTAGAAATGGAGACACCTGAACACTCAACAGAGCCGCAGGTTGAGCCATGGAGAGCGCCACAAACAGGTTATCTCTGGTATGATCGCACAACATTTGCGAATGGCTCTTACGGTTCCGACGTAGCACCTCCAGTTGACATTTCCTATCAAGTGGAAACACCTGCTGTATTACCAGCAGATGGGACACCGTTTCAAGTAACAATTACGCTAACGAATATGCAGCCCAATCAAGTGATTGCGAATGCAGATATGCAAGTCTATCTTCAAGGTGGAACAGCGGTCTCGCAAATTCAACGAGCTGACGGCTCATGGCCGAGCGGGTATGGGTATCAATCCGTTGGAACACTTCGAGCGGACGGAACCGGTAAAGCGGAGATGCGTGTAACGATGCGCCTTGGCAATGGAGTAACAGAAGGACCAGCAAACATTCGCTTACGTGTCGGCGCTGGTAATAATGTAGTGACGAAAGCAGTCACAATCGGTTCAGCCGAAGAGGAGGAACAGCCACCTGTCGAGGAAGCGGCGTTTACTTTAATGTACCCAAATCCGATGCCTTTAGATGGTTCGACTTTTCCAGTTGAAGTGGCACTAACGGGGCTCACACCATGGCAGACTATTTCAAACGCACAGCTTCAAGTTTATATTGCAGGTGGACAATCTATCTCGCAAATTCAACGAGCTGATGGTTCCTGGCCTACAAACTATGGCTACTTTAATGTCGGTGATGTTACTGCGAATCAACAAGGTCGAGCGAGTAAAACGGTGAACATGCGCTTAAATAAAAATACTCAAGCAGATCTAGGGAGCATTCGTCTACGTTTAGGTAGTGGTAATAACGTACTTACAGAAACAGTTACACTTCAGGCTGTTCAACCGACAAGCTTTTTAGCTCCTCGGTTTCACCAATATGTTGACCACTTCCAATCGGTTGATGGAAACATAAGCTCATCATAAAACAAAGAAGCGAGCTCAATAGGAGCTCGCTTCTTTGTTTGTCTTTGAAAACACTTCGTTCAGCGTTTTTACCAAAAACGTTAAATCATTTTCGGTTGATGTGAGTGGAGGGGCTATAATGAGTACATTTCCTCCTGAAGGAACTGTATCGCCGTTTTTACCAATAATGAGTCCTTTTTTCTGACAGGCAGCCACAATCGCTTTTACCGCTTCGTCTGGGAGTGGTTCTTTTGTTTGTTTATTTGCCACGAGTTCAATCCCATATAAAAAACCGACACCACGTACTTCACCAACGAACGAGTGTGATGCGAGCTCACGAATCCGTCGAAGAACGTTTTGTTCTAGTTTAGCTACTCGGTTCACAATGTGTTCTCGTTCAATAATCTCAATTGTTTTTAACGCAACGGCACAAGATGCAGGGTGGCCCCCGTATGTGGAGATATGTCGGAAATGACTGGTTGATCCATTTGTCTTAAATGATTGATAAATTGATTCATGTACGCATGTGGCACCAAGAGGTAAGTAGCCTGCGGTTAGTCCTTTTGCAAGTGTTATGATGTCCGGGTAAAAGTCATCCCCATGCATGTAGCCAAATAATTTTCCAGTACGTCCGAAGCCAGATACAACTTCATCTAAAATAAGTAAGACGTTGTGCCGTGTACATATCTCTCGAACCTTCTTGTAATAGACATCGGACTGTGGATGGATGACACCACCACCAGAAATAACTGGCTCCATAATGAAAGCAGCAATGGTCTCTGCACCTTCCCATAGAATCGTTTGCTCAAGGTACTCAGCGGCTCGAAGGTCATCTTCTTCATAGGAGCCAAAGCTACTTCGATAAGCATACGGAGGAGGGATGTGTACAAACCCTGGAACGTTTACATCATACTTGATTTTTCGATTTGCTTGCGCCGTAGCTGCCAGCGCACCAAGAGAATTTCCATGGTAAGCGCGGTAGCGAGAGATAATCTTTGTTTTTTCTGGATTACCTGATTGCTTATGATGTTGGCGTGCGATTTTAAATGCCGTTTCGTTCGCATCTGAACCACCATTTGCAAAAAACGAACGGTAGCCACCACCAAGAAGCTCACTTAATTTTTCTGCTAAATCAATTGCCGGTTTATGACCAAAAGAAAGAGGAAAGTATGCTAACGATTTCATTTGGTTAGCTGCAGCTTCAATAATCTCTTCCTGACCATGTCCTAAATTTAAGCACCATAATCCTGAAACCCCATCAAAATATCGCTTTCCAGTAGTATCTGTAAACCAAGAACCTTTACCAGATTCTGCGATTAGTGGTGTTCCGTTCCCTTGATACGGCTTCATCCCATGCCATAAATAATCTTGGTCTTTCTCACTATAGCTCTTTTTCGTCTCTGCTTCCACGTAACGAACCTCCCTACAGTTTATTCGTTAGTTTATAAATGGTTTCCAATAGGACGCTGGCACCATTTGCGCATGCCTCCCACGAAGT from Shouchella hunanensis includes these protein-coding regions:
- a CDS encoding DNA-binding protein, with the translated sequence MRYQKEWFATAMLSFMVLSLQQPALAEGPNDPAPVLQPNQPNGKTVLFDNSHGQTAGQSDWVIDGAFSDFADALVEEGYLVKEHRGTEPLSLDDLNDVDVFVIPEAQIPFKAIEQDAIASFAENGGGVFFIADHYNADRNLNRWDSNEIMNGWRRGAYEEPTKGMSAGEIEAMEGVTSSDWLSDEFGVRFRFNAIDNTAGDIIVPVEESFGITEGIEEVSIHAGSTMAIMNEEIAKGIVYLPEGLTEQANSWGPAVDQGVYFGGGIDEGPFVAIGKKGDGKSAFIGDSSPVEDSTPKYRNEEHGGVKRTYDGFIDRDNGALLVNVIHWLAEQEDYHTFAEIDLPLDEPSPILEMETPEHSTEPQVEPWRAPQTGYLWYDRTTFANGSYGSDVAPPVDISYQVETPAVLPADGTPFQVTITLTNMQPNQVIANADMQVYLQGGTAVSQIQRADGSWPSGYGYQSVGTLRADGTGKAEMRVTMRLGNGVTEGPANIRLRVGAGNNVVTKAVTIGSAEEEEQPPVEEAAFTLMYPNPMPLDGSTFPVEVALTGLTPWQTISNAQLQVYIAGGQSISQIQRADGSWPTNYGYFNVGDVTANQQGRASKTVNMRLNKNTQADLGSIRLRLGSGNNVLTETVTLQAVQPTSFLAPRFHQYVDHFQSVDGNISSS
- a CDS encoding aminotransferase; this translates as MEAETKKSYSEKDQDYLWHGMKPYQGNGTPLIAESGKGSWFTDTTGKRYFDGVSGLWCLNLGHGQEEIIEAAANQMKSLAYFPLSFGHKPAIDLAEKLSELLGGGYRSFFANGGSDANETAFKIARQHHKQSGNPEKTKIISRYRAYHGNSLGALAATAQANRKIKYDVNVPGFVHIPPPYAYRSSFGSYEEDDLRAAEYLEQTILWEGAETIAAFIMEPVISGGGVIHPQSDVYYKKVREICTRHNVLLILDEVVSGFGRTGKLFGYMHGDDFYPDIITLAKGLTAGYLPLGATCVHESIYQSFKTNGSTSHFRHISTYGGHPASCAVALKTIEIIEREHIVNRVAKLEQNVLRRIRELASHSFVGEVRGVGFLYGIELVANKQTKEPLPDEAVKAIVAACQKKGLIIGKNGDTVPSGGNVLIIAPPLTSTENDLTFLVKTLNEVFSKTNKEASSY